Proteins encoded by one window of Cyanobium sp. NS01:
- the carB gene encoding carbamoyl-phosphate synthase large subunit translates to MPRRTDLKRILLLGSGPIVIGQACEFDYSGTQACKALRAEGFEVVLVNSNPASIMTDPDMADRTYIEPLTPEVVARVIAAEKPDALLPTMGGQTALNLAVTLAENGTLSEHGVELIGADLKAIRMAEDRLLFKEAMGRIGVAVCPSGIANNLEEAESVGEVIGTFPRIIRPAFTLGGSGGGIAYNPEEFRSICKSGLEASPVSQILIEQSLMGWKEFELEVMRDTADNVVIVCSIENLDPMGVHTGDSITVAPAQTLTDREYQRLRDQSIAIIREIGVDTGGSNIQFAINPANGDVVVIEMNPRVSRSSALASKATGFPIAKLAARLAVGYTLDEITNDITGATPACFEPTIDYVVTKIPRFAFEKFQGSPAVLTTSMKSVGEAMAIGRCFEESFQKALRSLETGHAGWGCDRPDASPEPAALNAALRTATPERIFAVRTAMVAGLDDAEIHRLSAIDPWFLAKLRGILSAEQQLLRGRSLEQLEAGPLLRLKQLGFSDPQIAWATGSDQLAVRRHRQALGVNAVFKTVDTCAAEFASHTPYHYATYERPLERIAADGSLAALPPENEVQPESRQKVMILGGGPNRIGQGIEFDYCCCHASFALQDEGFATVMVNSNPETVSTDYDSSDRLYFEPLTLEDVLNVIESEKPTGVIVQFGGQTPLKLALPLLRWLASAEGQATGTRIWGTSPESIDTAEDREQFEAILRRLEIRQPRNGLARSEPEALAVAERVGYPVVVRPSYVLGGRAMEVVFNAQELNRYMAEAVTVEPDHPVLIDQYLDNAVEVDVDALCDSTGTVMIGGVMEHIEPAGIHSGDSACCLPTVSLGEESLATIRAWSRDLALALNVRGLINLQFAVQRSPDGAERVFIIEANPRASRTVPFVAKATGVPLAKVASRLMAGRTLHELGLSSEPQPPLQAVKEAVLPFKRFPGSDSLLGPEMRSTGEVMGLAASFGMAYAKAEQGAGESLPTGGRVFLSTHDRDKPALVPVARGLADLGFELIATAGTAAVLARQGLAVEVILKVHEGRPNIEDAIRSGRIQLVVNTPIGRQATFDDAYLRRAALDYAVPTLTTLAGARAAVEAIGALQKQHLTVTALQDIHPMARV, encoded by the coding sequence ATGCCCCGCCGCACGGACCTGAAGCGGATTCTTCTGCTGGGCTCGGGACCGATCGTGATCGGTCAGGCCTGCGAGTTTGACTACTCCGGCACCCAGGCCTGCAAGGCGCTGCGGGCCGAGGGGTTTGAGGTGGTGCTGGTGAACAGCAACCCGGCCTCGATCATGACCGATCCGGACATGGCGGATCGCACCTACATCGAGCCCCTCACGCCCGAGGTGGTGGCCCGGGTGATCGCTGCCGAGAAGCCCGATGCCCTGCTGCCCACCATGGGCGGCCAGACCGCCCTCAACCTGGCGGTGACCCTGGCCGAGAACGGCACCCTGTCCGAGCACGGCGTGGAGCTGATCGGCGCCGATCTCAAGGCGATCCGCATGGCGGAGGACCGGCTGCTGTTCAAGGAGGCGATGGGGCGCATCGGCGTGGCCGTCTGTCCCTCCGGCATCGCCAACAACCTCGAGGAGGCGGAGTCGGTGGGCGAGGTGATCGGCACCTTCCCGCGCATCATCCGGCCGGCCTTCACCCTGGGGGGCAGCGGCGGCGGCATCGCCTACAACCCGGAGGAGTTCCGCTCCATCTGCAAGAGCGGTCTGGAGGCCAGCCCTGTCTCCCAGATCCTGATCGAGCAGTCGCTGATGGGCTGGAAGGAGTTCGAGCTGGAGGTGATGCGCGACACCGCCGACAACGTGGTGATCGTGTGTTCGATCGAAAATCTCGACCCGATGGGGGTGCACACCGGTGATTCGATCACCGTGGCGCCGGCCCAGACCCTCACAGACCGGGAGTACCAGCGCCTGCGGGACCAGTCGATCGCGATCATCCGCGAGATCGGCGTGGACACCGGCGGCAGCAACATCCAGTTCGCGATCAATCCCGCCAACGGCGACGTGGTGGTGATCGAGATGAACCCGCGGGTGTCGCGCTCCTCGGCGCTGGCCTCCAAGGCCACGGGCTTCCCGATCGCCAAGCTGGCGGCCCGGCTGGCTGTGGGCTACACCCTCGACGAGATCACCAACGACATCACCGGCGCCACGCCGGCCTGCTTCGAGCCCACGATCGACTACGTGGTGACGAAGATTCCCCGCTTCGCCTTCGAGAAGTTCCAGGGCAGCCCGGCGGTGCTCACCACCTCGATGAAGTCGGTGGGGGAGGCGATGGCGATCGGCCGCTGTTTCGAGGAGTCGTTCCAGAAGGCCCTGCGCTCCCTGGAAACCGGCCATGCCGGCTGGGGCTGTGACCGCCCTGATGCCAGCCCTGAGCCCGCCGCCCTGAACGCGGCCCTGCGCACGGCCACGCCGGAGCGGATCTTCGCGGTGCGCACCGCCATGGTGGCTGGCCTCGATGACGCCGAGATCCACCGCCTCAGCGCCATCGATCCCTGGTTCCTGGCCAAGCTGCGCGGCATCCTCAGCGCCGAGCAGCAGCTGCTGCGGGGGCGCAGTCTCGAGCAGCTGGAGGCCGGCCCCCTGCTGCGGCTCAAGCAGCTCGGCTTCTCCGATCCCCAGATCGCCTGGGCCACCGGCAGCGACCAGCTGGCCGTGAGGCGGCACCGCCAGGCCCTCGGGGTGAATGCGGTGTTCAAGACGGTGGACACCTGCGCCGCCGAGTTCGCCTCCCACACCCCATACCACTACGCCACCTACGAGCGACCGCTGGAGCGCATCGCCGCCGATGGCAGCCTGGCGGCGCTGCCCCCGGAGAATGAGGTGCAGCCCGAGAGTCGTCAGAAGGTGATGATCCTGGGTGGCGGTCCCAACCGCATCGGCCAGGGCATCGAGTTCGACTACTGCTGCTGCCACGCCTCCTTTGCCCTGCAGGACGAGGGCTTCGCCACGGTGATGGTGAACAGCAACCCGGAAACGGTGTCGACTGACTACGACAGCAGCGACCGCCTCTACTTCGAGCCGCTCACCCTCGAGGACGTGCTCAACGTGATCGAGAGCGAGAAGCCCACCGGCGTGATCGTGCAGTTCGGCGGCCAGACGCCCCTGAAGCTGGCCCTGCCCCTGCTGCGCTGGCTGGCCTCGGCCGAGGGCCAGGCCACCGGCACCCGCATCTGGGGCACGTCTCCCGAATCGATCGACACCGCCGAAGATCGCGAGCAGTTCGAGGCGATCCTGCGGCGGCTGGAGATCCGCCAGCCCCGCAACGGCCTGGCCCGCAGCGAGCCGGAAGCCCTGGCCGTGGCCGAGCGGGTGGGCTACCCGGTGGTGGTGCGGCCCAGCTACGTGCTCGGCGGCCGGGCCATGGAGGTGGTGTTCAACGCCCAGGAGCTCAACCGCTACATGGCCGAGGCCGTGACCGTGGAGCCCGACCACCCCGTGCTGATCGACCAGTACCTCGACAACGCCGTGGAGGTGGATGTGGATGCCCTCTGCGACAGCACCGGCACGGTGATGATCGGCGGCGTGATGGAGCACATCGAGCCGGCGGGCATCCACTCCGGCGATTCGGCCTGCTGCCTGCCGACGGTGAGCCTGGGGGAGGAGAGCCTCGCCACCATCCGCGCCTGGAGTCGCGATCTGGCCCTGGCCCTGAACGTGCGCGGCCTGATCAACCTGCAGTTCGCCGTGCAGCGCAGCCCGGACGGGGCGGAGCGGGTGTTCATCATCGAGGCCAACCCCCGGGCGTCCCGCACCGTGCCGTTCGTGGCCAAGGCCACCGGCGTGCCCCTGGCCAAGGTGGCCAGCCGCCTGATGGCGGGGCGCACCCTGCACGAGCTGGGCCTGAGCAGCGAGCCGCAGCCGCCGCTGCAGGCGGTGAAGGAGGCGGTGCTGCCCTTCAAGCGCTTCCCCGGTTCTGACAGCCTGCTGGGCCCGGAGATGCGCAGCACCGGTGAGGTGATGGGCCTCGCCGCCAGTTTCGGCATGGCCTACGCCAAGGCCGAGCAGGGGGCCGGCGAGAGCCTGCCCACCGGCGGCCGCGTGTTCCTCTCCACCCACGACCGCGACAAGCCGGCCCTGGTGCCCGTGGCCCGCGGCCTGGCCGACCTGGGCTTCGAGCTGATCGCCACCGCCGGCACCGCCGCGGTGCTGGCCCGGCAGGGCCTGGCGGTGGAGGTGATCCTCAAGGTGCATGAGGGGCGGCCCAACATCGAGGACGCGATCCGCTCCGGTCGCATCCAGCTGGTGGTGAACACGCCGATCGGCCGCCAGGCCACCTTCGATGACGCCTATCTGCGCCGGGCGGCCCTTGACTACGCCGTGCCCACCCTCACCACCCTGGCGGGAGCGCGGGCGGCCGTGGAGGCGATCGGGGCCCTGCAGAAGCAACACCTGACGGTGACGGCCCTGCAGGACATCCATCCGATGGCGAGGGTCTGA
- a CDS encoding DUF3318 domain-containing protein, whose amino-acid sequence MSELQRLKGLLPPEMQSWVFVEAAASVEPPLITIEEIGRDEIEIQVDLETWDGLALDHRNLLFWHEVGRVQNDAVPRDGWEMAALAIGLGGAIGELWVQDGLLLLMALGLSGFAGYRLYLKNNSEKRLQDAISADERAIDLACRFGYTLPNAYKSLGGALKELAEQTRKKKKRTFYEDRLEALRKSAGKARAEMAQQQGSRQSVTSENVYG is encoded by the coding sequence ATGAGCGAACTCCAGCGCCTCAAGGGGCTGCTGCCTCCGGAAATGCAGAGCTGGGTGTTCGTGGAAGCCGCAGCTTCGGTTGAACCTCCCCTGATCACCATCGAGGAGATCGGTCGCGATGAGATCGAGATCCAGGTGGACCTCGAAACCTGGGATGGCCTCGCCCTCGACCACCGCAACCTGCTGTTCTGGCACGAGGTGGGCCGGGTTCAGAACGACGCCGTGCCCCGGGACGGCTGGGAGATGGCGGCGCTGGCGATCGGCCTGGGCGGCGCCATCGGTGAGCTCTGGGTTCAGGATGGTCTGCTGCTGCTGATGGCCCTGGGCCTGTCGGGCTTCGCGGGCTACCGGCTCTACCTCAAGAACAACTCCGAAAAGCGGCTGCAGGATGCGATCAGCGCCGATGAGCGGGCGATCGATCTGGCCTGCCGCTTCGGCTACACCCTGCCCAACGCCTACAAGAGCCTCGGCGGTGCCCTCAAGGAGCTGGCCGAGCAGACCCGCAAGAAGAAGAAGCGCACCTTCTACGAAGACCGCCTCGAAGCCCTGCGCAAGAGCGCCGGCAAGGCCCGGGCCGAGATGGCCCAGCAACAGGGATCACGGCAGTCGGTCACGAGTGAAAACGTCTATGGCTGA
- the rsfS gene encoding ribosome silencing factor, with product MAEPINAAPWPPAAPVPAAQATAPLHSPRDPQTEALARLVADACDDRKAVDIRLIRVDEVSSLADWFVICSGLSDVQVRAIARSVEDRLEEVEGRLPLRREGQAEGRWVLLDYGEVIVHVLTPAERSYYDLESFWGHGEQVPFVGSAADLNA from the coding sequence ATGGCTGAGCCGATCAACGCCGCCCCATGGCCTCCGGCCGCGCCAGTGCCCGCGGCCCAGGCCACCGCCCCGCTCCACTCCCCCCGCGACCCCCAGACCGAAGCCCTGGCCCGGCTGGTGGCTGACGCCTGCGACGACCGCAAGGCCGTGGACATCCGCCTGATCCGGGTGGATGAGGTGTCGTCCCTGGCCGACTGGTTCGTGATCTGCAGCGGCCTCTCCGACGTGCAGGTACGGGCCATCGCCCGCTCCGTGGAAGACAGGCTCGAGGAGGTGGAGGGGCGCCTGCCCCTGCGCCGCGAGGGCCAGGCCGAGGGCCGCTGGGTGCTGCTCGACTACGGCGAGGTGATCGTGCACGTGCTCACCCCGGCAGAACGCAGCTACTACGACCTGGAGTCGTTCTGGGGCCACGGCGAACAGGTGCCCTTCGTAGGCTCAGCTGCAGATCTCAACGCCTGA
- a CDS encoding CGLD27 family protein, with product MELLGPCPVPPDQRPLRQYEELRGSWFFAWPAESLDGLMRPLLISWLLVAPLSVLVASGSWVLRHDPARMVVAGAAAAIALPTLLLVRQWLGWSTIHRRLVSERVDYEESGWYDGQVWEKPLSWRQQDLLVAQHQVRPILARLQQAIGLAATLMLLGASLCQAL from the coding sequence ATGGAGCTGCTCGGGCCCTGCCCGGTACCGCCGGACCAGCGCCCGCTCAGGCAGTACGAAGAGCTGCGCGGCTCCTGGTTCTTCGCCTGGCCTGCTGAAAGCCTCGATGGCCTGATGCGTCCCCTGCTGATCAGCTGGCTGCTGGTGGCCCCGCTGAGCGTGCTGGTGGCCAGCGGCAGCTGGGTGCTGCGTCACGATCCGGCCCGCATGGTGGTGGCAGGGGCGGCCGCCGCCATCGCCCTGCCCACCCTGCTGCTGGTGCGCCAGTGGCTGGGCTGGAGCACGATCCACAGGCGCCTGGTGAGCGAGCGGGTGGACTACGAGGAGTCCGGCTGGTACGACGGCCAGGTCTGGGAGAAGCCCCTGTCCTGGCGGCAGCAGGATCTGCTCGTGGCCCAGCACCAGGTGCGGCCGATCCTGGCCCGGCTGCAGCAGGCCATCGGCCTGGCGGCCACCTTGATGTTGCTGGGGGCGAGCCTCTGTCAGGCTCTCTGA
- a CDS encoding asparaginase, whose amino-acid sequence MSLPPSFGGSARSSIPPLEVRLLRNGIAESRHRVHAVVCDGRGRVLMRAGDPQQLSFVRSALKPFQASVFVASGTADQINCGERGLAIACASHAGTSSHAREAFRLLWGAEVEAEQLQSPVPEHGSSPLEHNCSGKHAAFLATCRRMGWALEGYLQPEHPLQQEVLKRVAELLGLPAAELITARDDCGAPTLQLQLAQMALLYAHLGAGAQPDLERLSRAMLSHPELVAGEGRFDTELMRLGHGQVLSKGGAEGIQCLTRVGEGMGVAIKVEDGAGRAKHAVALHLLEQLDWLTPMTLEELRRSFLEPAPHLKLDVRGELRFD is encoded by the coding sequence ATGTCCCTGCCCCCCAGCTTCGGCGGATCGGCCCGCAGCTCCATCCCGCCCCTGGAAGTGAGGCTGCTGCGCAACGGCATTGCCGAATCCCGCCACCGGGTGCATGCGGTGGTGTGCGACGGCCGGGGCCGCGTGCTGATGCGGGCCGGCGATCCCCAGCAGCTGAGCTTCGTGCGCTCGGCCCTGAAGCCGTTTCAGGCCTCGGTGTTCGTGGCCAGCGGCACCGCCGACCAGATCAACTGCGGCGAGCGGGGCCTGGCCATCGCCTGCGCCTCCCATGCCGGCACCTCCAGCCATGCCCGCGAGGCCTTCCGGCTGCTGTGGGGCGCCGAGGTGGAGGCCGAGCAGCTGCAGAGCCCGGTGCCCGAGCACGGCAGCAGCCCCCTGGAGCACAACTGCTCCGGCAAGCACGCCGCTTTCCTGGCCACCTGCCGGCGCATGGGCTGGGCCCTGGAGGGCTACCTGCAACCGGAGCATCCCCTGCAGCAGGAGGTGCTCAAGCGGGTGGCCGAACTGCTCGGCCTGCCCGCCGCTGAGCTGATCACCGCCCGCGACGACTGCGGCGCCCCCACCCTGCAACTGCAGCTGGCCCAGATGGCCCTGCTCTACGCCCACCTGGGAGCCGGGGCCCAGCCCGACCTGGAGCGGCTCAGCCGGGCGATGCTCAGCCACCCGGAGCTGGTGGCGGGCGAGGGCCGCTTCGACACCGAGCTCATGCGCCTGGGCCATGGCCAGGTGCTCAGCAAGGGCGGAGCCGAGGGGATCCAGTGCCTGACCAGGGTGGGCGAGGGGATGGGGGTGGCGATCAAGGTGGAGGACGGCGCCGGGCGGGCCAAGCACGCCGTGGCCCTGCACCTGCTCGAGCAGCTCGACTGGCTGACGCCGATGACCCTGGAGGAGCTGCGCCGCTCCTTCCTGGAGCCGGCACCCCATCTGAAGCTGGACGTGCGCGGCGAACTGCGCTTCGACTGA
- a CDS encoding urea transporter → MTTDAMLAPGTAWLLLVGFSVLWIALGIWWGRRGSGDADDYLLAGRNIGLALSTATLMASWVTGNTTLAAPEVGYTLGLWGMFGYALAGLGLFLFAPLAVRIKRLMPRARTSGDFVRLRYGRLCWALFLLITMAYTLGFLITQGMGAGLLLQSLSGFDYRLGMVCVIGVSTTYTLFGGMRAVVGTDFIQSLLIMALLVLVAVLGFSRFGTDQVYTALASEHPGRLNLLLPAGLLFAWNTGLFSMGEVFHNNIWWSRVFASRPSVVFRSFVLGGFAWVTVPIVTGAIALMALAQNLEIPQVNMVFPIVTAQLLGSGGAAVVFVIIFASLTSTLDSLLAATADLIAEDVIAHWLRPESTDQQIRQAARRVVVALGLLTMLLSWQYVTSMYQLLLFTGALVASTIWPIAMGLYWRQANRQAASAAMLLGSISGLLAYWLIAPYCAALVSAAVSALVMGLGSHYWPEQYDWRQLAGEPESP, encoded by the coding sequence ATGACAACTGACGCGATGCTGGCGCCGGGCACCGCCTGGCTGCTCCTGGTGGGCTTCTCCGTGCTCTGGATCGCCCTGGGCATCTGGTGGGGCAGGCGCGGCAGTGGCGACGCCGACGACTACCTGCTGGCCGGCCGCAACATCGGCCTGGCCCTGAGCACGGCCACCCTGATGGCCAGCTGGGTCACCGGCAACACCACCCTGGCGGCGCCGGAAGTGGGTTACACCCTCGGCCTCTGGGGCATGTTCGGCTACGCCCTCGCCGGCCTGGGGCTGTTCCTGTTCGCCCCCCTGGCGGTGCGGATCAAGCGGCTGATGCCCCGGGCCCGCACCAGCGGCGACTTCGTGCGGCTGCGCTACGGGCGGCTCTGCTGGGCCCTGTTCCTGCTGATCACCATGGCCTACACCCTGGGCTTTCTGATCACCCAGGGGATGGGAGCCGGCCTGCTGCTGCAGTCGCTCTCGGGCTTCGACTACCGCCTCGGCATGGTGTGCGTGATCGGTGTGTCCACCACCTACACCCTGTTCGGCGGCATGCGGGCGGTGGTCGGCACCGACTTCATCCAGTCGCTGCTGATCATGGCGCTGCTGGTGCTGGTGGCCGTGCTCGGCTTCAGCCGCTTCGGCACCGATCAGGTGTACACGGCTCTGGCCAGCGAGCATCCCGGCCGCCTGAATCTGCTGCTGCCGGCAGGGCTGCTGTTTGCCTGGAACACCGGGCTGTTCAGCATGGGCGAGGTGTTCCACAACAACATCTGGTGGTCGCGGGTGTTCGCCAGCCGCCCCTCGGTGGTGTTCCGCTCCTTCGTGCTCGGCGGCTTCGCCTGGGTCACGGTGCCGATCGTGACGGGCGCCATCGCCCTGATGGCCCTGGCCCAGAACCTCGAGATCCCCCAGGTGAACATGGTGTTCCCGATCGTCACGGCCCAGCTGCTCGGCAGCGGCGGCGCCGCGGTGGTGTTCGTGATCATCTTCGCCTCGCTCACCTCCACCCTCGACTCCCTGCTCGCCGCCACGGCCGATCTGATCGCTGAGGATGTGATCGCCCACTGGTTGCGACCCGAGTCCACCGACCAGCAGATCCGCCAGGCCGCCCGCCGGGTGGTGGTGGCCCTGGGACTGCTGACCATGCTGCTCTCCTGGCAGTACGTGACCTCGATGTACCAGCTGCTGCTGTTCACTGGCGCCCTGGTGGCCTCCACGATCTGGCCGATCGCCATGGGGCTCTACTGGCGCCAGGCCAACCGCCAGGCGGCCAGCGCCGCCATGCTGCTCGGCTCGATCAGCGGCCTGCTGGCCTACTGGCTGATCGCCCCCTACTGCGCCGCCCTGGTGTCCGCCGCCGTCTCGGCCCTGGTGATGGGCCTGGGCAGCCACTACTGGCCCGAGCAGTACGACTGGCGCCAGCTGGCCGGCGAACCCGAGAGTCCCTGA
- a CDS encoding aspartate carbamoyltransferase, translating to MHSPHFNRLGPDVYGNAHPQALLEQIREHGGALSDLMNQHVISTLQYSANSLLQVFRLAAKFESNPERYIRFNSPLQRKILINAFYEPSTRTRLSFDSAWHRLGGDTITITDRSTTGIAKGESLRDVAEMFNNYGDCVVLRDTNAEAIYQMTESLRIPIINAGNGIDEHPTQAMADLYTIFKWRPQLVEKDVPTDQRIRIGIVGIPKRMRTVRSLLRILTKFPQMIDELVLFHEPGIDPGEAESYFDPGQREELEQAGIKVLTSDDLSAAVPDLDVIYINAIAWVGDNYEVHGRSFHLTADLSYRPEAIILHPLARGAELGTCLDGTPHNWYFSQARGAVFIRMALLTCMVERTDQVMDII from the coding sequence ATGCACTCTCCCCACTTCAATCGGCTCGGTCCTGATGTCTATGGGAACGCCCACCCACAGGCCCTGCTCGAGCAGATCCGCGAGCACGGCGGGGCGCTGAGCGATCTGATGAACCAGCATGTGATCTCCACGCTGCAGTACAGCGCCAACTCGCTGCTGCAGGTGTTTCGGCTGGCGGCGAAGTTCGAGAGCAACCCCGAGCGCTACATCCGCTTCAACAGCCCGCTGCAGCGCAAGATCCTGATCAACGCCTTCTACGAGCCCAGCACCCGCACCCGGCTCTCCTTCGACAGCGCCTGGCACCGGCTGGGCGGCGACACGATCACGATCACGGATCGCAGCACCACCGGCATCGCCAAGGGGGAATCGCTGCGGGATGTGGCGGAGATGTTCAACAACTATGGCGACTGTGTGGTGTTACGGGATACCAACGCTGAGGCCATCTACCAGATGACCGAATCGCTGCGGATTCCGATCATCAATGCCGGCAATGGCATCGATGAGCACCCCACTCAGGCCATGGCCGACCTCTACACCATCTTCAAGTGGCGTCCCCAGCTGGTGGAGAAGGATGTGCCCACCGATCAACGCATCCGCATCGGCATCGTGGGCATCCCGAAGCGCATGCGCACGGTGCGATCACTGCTGCGCATCCTCACCAAGTTCCCTCAGATGATCGATGAGCTGGTGCTCTTTCACGAGCCGGGAATCGACCCCGGCGAAGCTGAGAGCTACTTTGATCCAGGCCAGCGGGAGGAGCTTGAGCAGGCCGGCATCAAGGTGCTCACCAGCGACGATCTCAGCGCCGCCGTTCCAGACCTCGATGTGATCTACATCAATGCGATCGCCTGGGTGGGGGACAACTACGAGGTGCACGGCCGCAGCTTCCACCTCACCGCCGATCTGTCCTACCGGCCTGAGGCGATCATCCTCCACCCCCTGGCAAGGGGAGCGGAGCTGGGCACCTGTCTCGATGGCACCCCCCACAACTGGTACTTCTCCCAGGCGCGCGGTGCCGTGTTCATCCGCATGGCCCTGCTCACCTGCATGGTGGAGCGCACAGACCAGGTGATGGACATCATCTGA